A single region of the Oenococcus kitaharae DSM 17330 genome encodes:
- a CDS encoding ABC transporter ATP-binding protein produces the protein MPLAKYIRRAWKENLIVLFWVVIGSSCTTLYGLSTANILTSAVAFKFRAVIIWVVVLLLTSVIWSLQIYFEAVTLTKSIQKMDTLIRQDITSSLLNRSVSAFHEKSSSVYVSWLTNDISTINEFGFGNLEMALSQFLTILMSIGAMLSFHYSMIITIIVLSALMLLAPKIFTAKMNQASLKATQAAERATSKMSDFLLGFDELVMINRPHLIHREITKASQDLADKRVKFAKASATMSASSNFTSLISQVILVAQAALLFFMHLVSAGAISGARYFSATIFASLTGMIANLVEVGTVKPVFAKYGQLPEIKEEPSSVRMTPTANLSNAVDSDAAIQLTNLSFSYPNKESDILHGLTLSFQKAKKYALVGESGSGKSTLLDLIAGKLDHYRGVIAVNGQDLQNMTPADLRKQLVYLNQKPHIFNESLLFNLTLGEPINKSSLQNVLFKSGLISLIDSLPEGLDTIISENGRNLSGGQQQRIAIARGLIEQGSIWLVDEATSSLDRESAIQIEQTLFKIQDITLIIVTHQLHDASSRLLDQIIYLKDVNQPVDAD, from the coding sequence GTGCCTTTAGCTAAATATATTCGTCGAGCTTGGAAAGAAAATTTAATCGTGTTGTTTTGGGTCGTGATCGGGTCATCCTGTACGACTTTGTATGGCCTCAGTACTGCTAATATTTTAACCAGCGCTGTTGCCTTCAAATTTCGTGCTGTCATCATCTGGGTCGTGGTCCTGTTATTGACCAGCGTGATTTGGTCGCTGCAAATTTATTTTGAAGCGGTGACCTTAACTAAGTCGATCCAAAAAATGGATACCTTAATTCGTCAAGATATTACGAGTTCCTTATTGAACAGGTCTGTGAGTGCTTTTCATGAGAAGAGCAGCTCCGTCTACGTCTCTTGGCTGACAAATGATATTTCAACCATTAATGAATTCGGTTTTGGTAATCTGGAAATGGCCCTGAGCCAATTTTTAACGATCCTCATGAGTATCGGTGCCATGCTGAGTTTTCATTATTCGATGATTATCACAATTATCGTTTTATCTGCTTTGATGTTGTTAGCTCCGAAGATTTTTACAGCTAAAATGAATCAGGCATCTTTAAAGGCCACACAAGCAGCTGAAAGAGCGACGAGCAAAATGTCTGATTTTTTGTTGGGCTTTGATGAATTAGTCATGATTAATCGTCCGCACCTTATCCATCGTGAAATCACAAAAGCTTCGCAGGATTTGGCCGATAAAAGAGTGAAATTTGCTAAAGCCAGTGCAACCATGTCTGCCAGCTCGAATTTCACGAGTCTGATTAGTCAAGTGATTTTAGTGGCCCAAGCTGCGCTGCTGTTTTTTATGCATCTCGTCTCAGCTGGTGCGATTAGCGGTGCCCGTTACTTTTCAGCGACGATTTTTGCTAGTCTCACTGGTATGATTGCTAACTTGGTTGAGGTGGGGACTGTGAAACCCGTGTTTGCTAAATATGGACAATTGCCTGAGATAAAAGAAGAGCCAAGTAGTGTTCGCATGACGCCAACGGCCAATTTGAGCAACGCTGTTGATAGTGATGCTGCGATTCAGTTAACGAATTTGTCTTTTAGCTATCCGAATAAAGAATCAGATATTCTTCACGGGCTGACGCTAAGCTTTCAAAAAGCAAAAAAATATGCGCTGGTCGGTGAATCCGGTAGTGGGAAAAGTACGTTGCTGGATTTGATTGCCGGCAAACTTGATCATTACCGTGGTGTGATTGCGGTCAATGGGCAAGATTTGCAAAACATGACGCCAGCAGATCTGCGTAAACAACTGGTTTATTTAAATCAGAAACCACATATTTTTAATGAGTCGCTGCTTTTTAATCTCACTTTAGGCGAGCCAATTAACAAGAGCAGCCTGCAAAATGTACTTTTCAAAAGCGGCTTGATCAGCTTGATTGATTCCTTACCAGAAGGTTTGGATACGATCATTAGTGAAAACGGCCGCAACTTATCCGGCGGGCAGCAGCAGCGGATTGCCATTGCTCGAGGCCTGATTGAGCAGGGCAGCATTTGGCTTGTCGATGAAGCAACTTCATCTTTGGACCGTGAGTCAGCCATTCAGATTGAACAGACTTTATTTAAGATCCAGGATATTACTTTAATCATCGTGACGCATCAGTTACACGATGCATCATCACGTTTGTTGGATCAAATTATTTATCTGAAAGATGTGAATCAGCCGGTCGATGCCGATTGA
- a CDS encoding alpha/beta fold hydrolase: protein MSFFYTNDHVKLDYHELGDPSGLPVILIEGYSGSEMTWVGQISDFTKAGFHVITYDRRNHGKSQSVPFGMRISRHAMDLAELIDHLQLKQKIVLIGHSMGASTIFAYLSLFGSQRLQAVVTEDQSPKAINDKGWQFGQYDSSWSNFLELVKKIRTTRFTRIPVDQQFKIALGKVYRPFDFDFNEPLLIDSLSQDWRDQIPLETEPHLFLAGEKSPLWPAGQAKAAAEMNPLAESYVFAGAGHIPHLELAPEFNQVVIDFINRHRPADSHLSDK, encoded by the coding sequence ATGAGCTTTTTTTATACAAATGACCATGTCAAACTTGATTATCACGAACTCGGTGATCCATCCGGACTGCCTGTGATTTTAATTGAGGGCTATTCCGGCAGCGAGATGACTTGGGTCGGACAGATTTCTGATTTCACGAAGGCTGGATTTCATGTGATCACTTATGACCGGCGCAATCATGGCAAAAGCCAGAGCGTCCCTTTCGGTATGCGAATTTCTCGTCACGCCATGGATCTAGCTGAATTAATTGACCATTTGCAGTTGAAACAAAAAATTGTCCTGATTGGCCACTCCATGGGTGCTTCAACTATTTTTGCCTATCTGTCTTTATTCGGCAGCCAGCGCCTGCAGGCCGTTGTCACGGAAGATCAATCACCCAAGGCAATTAACGACAAGGGCTGGCAATTTGGACAATATGACAGCAGTTGGTCAAATTTCTTGGAGTTAGTCAAGAAAATCCGCACGACCAGATTCACACGCATTCCCGTTGACCAGCAATTCAAAATCGCCTTAGGCAAAGTCTATCGACCTTTCGATTTTGACTTCAACGAACCGCTCTTGATCGATTCTTTAAGCCAAGATTGGCGGGATCAAATTCCTTTAGAAACTGAGCCGCACTTGTTTTTAGCCGGTGAAAAATCGCCATTATGGCCGGCCGGACAGGCTAAAGCAGCAGCCGAGATGAATCCGCTAGCTGAAAGTTATGTCTTTGCAGGCGCGGGCCACATCCCTCATTTGGAACTAGCTCCCGAATTCAACCAGGTAGTGATTGACTTTATCAATCGGCATCGACCGGCTGATTCACATCTTTCAGATAAATAA
- a CDS encoding lipoate--protein ligase, with amino-acid sequence MQYIKYFGTDAYTNIAMDSWLLYHLKPDQPVFSLWQNRNAVIVGRNQNTFAEVNQDFIDEHHTQVVRRVSGGGAVFHDLGNICFTFFVPVKSSAEVDFHKFVRPMYDALHEVGIEAEISGRNDLTIDGKKISGNAQRYAGGYLMHHGTLLWNSDVDSMVRSLNVADEKFISKAAKSVRARVGNIKDYAPADLTLEKFWQALQYYLTDEGRDTEYVLSDQQKKGILDLRDQQFATWDWNYGTSPKFNFTNHEKFTGGAIDVSANVDQGRIQAIDFRGDFLGVRDWREIKDRFIGLPFDPDAVYQVLHANAGGHYFGSIDDHGLAAMFSAGAKNVQEEENV; translated from the coding sequence ATGCAATATATTAAATATTTTGGCACAGATGCTTACACAAATATCGCAATGGACAGCTGGCTTTTATATCATTTAAAGCCTGACCAACCGGTCTTCTCGCTCTGGCAGAATCGCAACGCTGTCATTGTCGGTCGGAATCAGAACACCTTTGCCGAAGTAAATCAGGATTTTATTGATGAACACCACACACAGGTAGTCCGGCGGGTTTCTGGCGGCGGCGCTGTCTTTCATGATTTGGGGAATATTTGTTTCACTTTTTTTGTACCGGTCAAAAGTAGTGCTGAAGTCGATTTTCATAAGTTTGTCCGCCCGATGTATGATGCTTTGCACGAAGTCGGCATTGAGGCAGAGATCAGCGGCCGAAATGATTTAACGATTGACGGTAAAAAAATCAGCGGCAATGCACAGCGCTATGCCGGCGGTTACTTGATGCACCACGGGACTTTGCTTTGGAATTCTGATGTTGACAGTATGGTGCGTTCGTTGAATGTTGCTGATGAGAAATTCATCTCAAAAGCTGCTAAATCAGTGCGCGCGCGAGTGGGCAATATCAAAGACTACGCGCCAGCTGATTTAACGCTGGAAAAATTCTGGCAGGCTTTGCAATATTATCTGACAGATGAAGGCCGTGATACAGAATACGTCTTATCTGATCAGCAGAAAAAAGGAATTTTGGATTTGCGCGATCAGCAGTTTGCGACTTGGGATTGGAATTACGGCACGAGTCCGAAATTTAATTTTACGAACCATGAAAAGTTTACGGGTGGCGCCATTGATGTTTCTGCCAATGTTGACCAAGGCCGTATCCAGGCAATTGATTTTCGCGGTGATTTTCTCGGCGTACGGGATTGGCGCGAAATCAAGGATCGTTTTATCGGATTGCCCTTTGATCCGGATGCTGTTTATCAAGTATTGCATGCAAACGCCGGCGGGCATTATTTCGGATCAATTGACGATCATGGTCTAGCCGCCATGTTCTCTGCTGGTGCTAAAAATGTTCAGGAGGAAGAAAATGTCTAA
- a CDS encoding thiamine pyrophosphate-dependent dehydrogenase E1 component subunit alpha: MSNISNLNHQILDFATQLKAQDDNFPTLSVLNNDGQIVDEEALKRADLSNDDLVKLFSSMLLNRQLDIRSTKLAKQGRFGFFAPTAGQEASQMGTAFAFRAEDWLFPGYRDIPQVVAKGWPIYKAILWSRGHVLGNEFKTEDGQPVNSWFPQIIIGAQYVEAAGVALGLKKREQNAVAYAYTGDGGSSQGDFYEALNFAGAYHANAVFFVQNNGYAISMPRADQTAAAHLAAKGWAAGLPSIVVDGQDAIAAYLAAKEARAWAVSGKGPVLIELLTNRFEAHSTAGDDPLRYRSKEDIADWWKKDPLIRMRKYLTDQGLWSEDQEKETIAQIDARIDADIKKADQVDKQKISDYLKNTLEVPSYVMREQIKKFESEGR; encoded by the coding sequence ATGTCTAACATCTCAAATCTTAATCACCAGATTTTGGATTTTGCAACTCAGCTCAAGGCACAGGATGATAATTTTCCGACATTGTCCGTCTTAAATAATGATGGCCAGATTGTCGATGAAGAGGCTTTAAAGCGTGCTGATCTGAGCAATGACGATCTCGTTAAATTGTTCAGCAGTATGCTGTTGAACCGCCAATTGGATATTCGATCGACAAAATTGGCTAAACAGGGCCGTTTCGGTTTCTTTGCGCCGACTGCCGGTCAAGAGGCTTCCCAGATGGGGACGGCTTTTGCGTTTCGTGCTGAGGATTGGCTGTTCCCGGGCTATCGGGATATTCCACAGGTTGTCGCTAAAGGCTGGCCGATTTATAAAGCCATTCTTTGGAGCCGCGGGCATGTGCTGGGCAATGAATTTAAAACAGAAGATGGCCAGCCGGTTAATTCCTGGTTTCCGCAAATTATTATCGGCGCCCAATACGTGGAAGCAGCCGGTGTCGCTTTGGGCTTGAAAAAACGTGAACAAAATGCAGTCGCTTATGCCTACACAGGAGATGGTGGCAGTTCGCAAGGCGACTTTTACGAGGCACTGAATTTTGCCGGCGCCTATCACGCTAATGCCGTCTTCTTTGTTCAAAATAATGGTTATGCAATCTCAATGCCGCGTGCTGATCAGACAGCAGCAGCGCATTTGGCAGCAAAGGGCTGGGCAGCTGGTTTGCCAAGTATCGTCGTTGACGGCCAGGATGCCATCGCTGCTTATTTAGCGGCTAAAGAGGCACGCGCTTGGGCTGTTTCCGGCAAAGGCCCTGTTCTGATTGAACTGCTGACAAATCGTTTTGAAGCACACTCAACAGCCGGTGATGATCCGCTGCGTTACCGCAGCAAGGAAGATATTGCTGATTGGTGGAAGAAGGATCCTTTAATTCGCATGCGCAAGTATCTGACGGACCAAGGATTGTGGAGTGAGGATCAAGAAAAAGAGACGATTGCTCAGATTGACGCGCGGATTGACGCGGATATTAAAAAAGCCGATCAGGTTGATAAGCAGAAAATCAGCGACTACCTTAAAAATACGCTGGAAGTACCTAGTTATGTGATGCGCGAACAGATAAAGAAATTTGAAAGCGAGGGCAGATAA
- a CDS encoding alpha-ketoacid dehydrogenase subunit beta, with protein MAVKSYIEAVRDAQDLALGRDENVLIFGEDVGKNGGVFRATDGLQTKYGVDRVFNTPLAESGIGGLAIGLASQGFRPIMEIQFFGFVYETMDSIAGQMARNRFRFNGTRQMPIVVRAPYGGGTKTPEMHADNLEGLVAQNPGLRVVMPANPADAKGLLLSAIASNDPVVFLENIHLYRSLKGEVADGYYTTPLDKAAIAREGKDVSIITYGGMTPVVLNAAESLAKEGIDAEVVDLRTVSPLDIETIGKSVEKTGRVVVAQEAQRIAGISASVMAEISERFILSLRAPIGRVSAPDTVYPFAQAENDWMANADDVIAKVKEVVNYD; from the coding sequence ATGGCTGTGAAGAGTTATATCGAAGCTGTGAGAGATGCACAGGATCTAGCGCTGGGCCGTGATGAGAATGTGCTGATTTTTGGGGAAGATGTTGGTAAAAACGGTGGTGTTTTCCGTGCAACTGACGGCCTGCAGACTAAATACGGCGTTGACCGCGTTTTCAATACGCCTTTAGCCGAATCGGGCATTGGCGGACTGGCAATCGGACTGGCCTCACAGGGTTTTCGCCCGATTATGGAAATCCAGTTCTTCGGTTTTGTCTATGAAACGATGGACTCGATTGCCGGGCAAATGGCTCGTAACCGTTTTCGTTTTAATGGCACGCGCCAGATGCCGATTGTTGTACGTGCGCCCTATGGCGGCGGTACAAAGACACCGGAAATGCATGCTGATAACCTAGAAGGCCTGGTGGCACAAAATCCAGGCCTGCGAGTTGTGATGCCGGCGAATCCGGCTGATGCCAAAGGTTTGCTGCTAAGTGCGATTGCATCAAATGACCCTGTTGTTTTCCTGGAAAATATTCATCTCTACCGCTCTTTGAAAGGCGAAGTCGCAGACGGTTATTATACGACTCCATTGGACAAAGCCGCGATTGCACGTGAAGGCAAAGACGTTTCGATTATTACCTATGGCGGCATGACACCGGTCGTCTTAAATGCGGCTGAGAGCCTAGCTAAAGAAGGCATTGACGCTGAAGTTGTCGATTTGAGAACTGTTTCGCCTTTGGATATCGAGACGATCGGGAAGTCAGTAGAAAAGACCGGCCGTGTTGTTGTGGCTCAGGAAGCTCAGCGGATTGCCGGAATTAGTGCGTCAGTGATGGCCGAAATTTCCGAAAGATTTATTTTGAGTTTGAGGGCACCGATTGGCCGTGTGTCCGCTCCGGATACCGTTTATCCATTTGCTCAGGCTGAAAACGACTGGATGGCCAACGCAGATGATGTCATTGCCAAAGTCAAGGAGGTAGTCAACTATGACTGA
- a CDS encoding dihydrolipoamide acetyltransferase family protein yields MTEIFKMPDIGEGMAEGEISNWLVKVGDQVKTDDSVAEVQNDKLLQEILSPYSGKVTKLFVDAGTTVQVGQPLIEFDGDGSGSSAETPAAGAAVQDNSTTSTPAPAPAPAPAASEQPQSSAPAAPVASNGNVLAMPSVRHFAFEHHLDLAQVPATGRHGHITMADAQKAVEQPQQTAAPAASAAPVSASPEPAPAPVEVKEGRVAMTPIRKAIAKAMATQNATIPTVTNFDQIEVSKLVEHRKQFKAMAADQSIHLTYLAYAVKALAATAKKFPELNASVDMDKQEIVYHDDINIGVAVSAPNGLFVPVVAQADRKSILTIAQEIEDLAAAVRDGSIKGNQMHGATITISNLGSARGTWFTPIINAKEVAILGLGSIVKEPIVADDGSIVAGQVMKFSLSYDHRLIDGMLGQTSLNYFKTLMADPAYMLMEV; encoded by the coding sequence ATGACTGAAATTTTTAAAATGCCGGATATTGGTGAAGGCATGGCTGAAGGCGAGATTTCAAATTGGCTGGTCAAAGTCGGCGATCAAGTAAAGACCGATGATTCAGTCGCCGAAGTACAAAATGACAAACTGCTGCAGGAAATTCTATCGCCTTATTCCGGTAAAGTGACAAAGTTATTTGTCGATGCTGGAACCACAGTTCAAGTGGGCCAGCCCTTAATCGAATTTGATGGTGACGGCAGCGGCAGCAGCGCTGAAACGCCAGCTGCGGGAGCCGCCGTACAAGACAACAGTACTACCAGCACGCCTGCTCCAGCACCTGCACCTGCACCTGCGGCTAGTGAACAGCCGCAAAGTTCGGCACCAGCAGCACCGGTAGCTTCTAACGGTAACGTTTTGGCTATGCCTTCTGTCCGCCACTTTGCTTTTGAACATCATTTGGACCTGGCACAAGTGCCAGCCACCGGCCGCCATGGCCACATCACGATGGCTGATGCGCAAAAAGCTGTTGAGCAGCCTCAGCAGACAGCTGCACCGGCCGCTAGCGCTGCGCCAGTTTCAGCTAGTCCGGAACCAGCTCCAGCACCAGTCGAAGTTAAAGAAGGCCGTGTTGCGATGACGCCGATCCGTAAAGCGATCGCAAAAGCCATGGCGACACAAAACGCGACGATTCCGACGGTTACGAATTTCGATCAGATTGAAGTTTCTAAACTGGTTGAGCATCGCAAACAGTTCAAAGCCATGGCAGCTGACCAGTCGATTCATTTGACTTATTTGGCTTATGCTGTGAAGGCTTTAGCCGCGACTGCCAAGAAGTTCCCAGAGTTGAATGCCTCAGTCGATATGGATAAACAGGAAATTGTTTATCATGACGATATCAATATCGGCGTTGCGGTTAGCGCGCCAAACGGCCTCTTCGTGCCCGTAGTTGCACAAGCTGATCGGAAGTCTATTCTGACAATTGCCCAAGAAATTGAAGATTTGGCTGCCGCTGTTCGTGACGGATCAATTAAAGGTAACCAGATGCATGGCGCGACGATTACGATTTCCAATCTTGGTTCGGCGCGCGGTACTTGGTTTACGCCGATTATCAATGCTAAAGAAGTGGCAATTCTTGGTCTGGGTTCGATTGTCAAAGAGCCGATTGTGGCTGATGATGGCTCGATTGTCGCCGGTCAAGTGATGAAGTTCAGTCTTAGTTACGATCACCGTTTGATTGACGGCATGTTAGGGCAGACATCTTTGAATTATTTCAAGACGCTCATGGCTGATCCAGCTTATATGCTGATGGAGGTGTAA
- the lpdA gene encoding dihydrolipoyl dehydrogenase, which yields MVVGAQATEVETVVIGSGPGGYVAAIRAAELGQKVTLIESGEIGGVCLNVGCIPSKALINIGHHYRDEMTEQPFGLHATGVSLDWAATQDWKQKKVVERLTGGVAMLLKKHHVDIVRGTASFNDNEQINVIEGDNHELFQFKNCIIATGSRPVQIPGFEFANRIVDSTGALSLPAVPKHLIVIGGGVIGSELGGLYLNLGAKVTIIEGLDHVLNGFDAELIKPVLDDFKAQGGEIYTSAKAKSAVQTDNGVAVTFEADGKEQTVTGDYLLVSVGRRPNTDELGLNNTNVKLDEHGLIQVDDRMATTAAHIYAIGDVTAGPALAHKASFQAKIAAAAISGDPQARDLHYSLPAVAYTNYELATTGETPESIKEKNLDAKAYKFPFAANGRALAMNAGTGFIRLISDNQSKALIGAQIVGPGASDLISELSLAIENGLTTEDISLTIHPHPTLGEAIMDAAELADGLPIHI from the coding sequence ATGGTTGTTGGTGCACAAGCTACTGAAGTAGAGACGGTTGTGATTGGTTCGGGCCCTGGCGGCTATGTTGCGGCGATTCGGGCAGCTGAATTAGGTCAGAAAGTGACCTTGATTGAAAGCGGCGAGATTGGCGGTGTTTGTTTAAACGTTGGCTGTATTCCTTCTAAAGCTTTGATTAATATCGGCCACCATTATCGCGATGAAATGACTGAGCAGCCTTTCGGATTGCACGCGACCGGCGTCAGCTTGGATTGGGCCGCGACACAGGATTGGAAACAGAAAAAAGTCGTCGAGCGTCTGACTGGCGGCGTGGCCATGTTATTAAAAAAACATCATGTCGATATCGTTCGCGGAACGGCTTCTTTCAATGATAATGAACAGATTAATGTCATTGAAGGGGACAACCACGAATTGTTCCAATTCAAAAACTGCATCATTGCGACTGGTTCACGTCCTGTACAGATCCCTGGATTCGAGTTCGCTAATCGGATCGTTGATTCGACCGGTGCCTTGAGTCTGCCAGCTGTTCCCAAACATTTAATTGTGATTGGCGGCGGCGTGATCGGGTCGGAGTTGGGCGGCCTCTATCTGAATTTGGGAGCCAAGGTGACGATCATCGAGGGCTTGGATCACGTGTTAAACGGCTTTGATGCTGAACTAATCAAGCCTGTTTTAGATGACTTTAAAGCCCAAGGCGGCGAAATTTATACGAGTGCCAAAGCCAAGTCGGCTGTTCAGACCGACAATGGCGTGGCTGTGACCTTTGAAGCTGATGGTAAAGAACAGACTGTGACCGGTGATTATCTGCTGGTTTCAGTAGGACGCCGGCCTAACACAGATGAACTGGGCCTGAATAATACGAACGTCAAGCTTGATGAACATGGTTTGATTCAAGTTGACGACCGCATGGCAACAACGGCTGCGCATATCTACGCGATCGGGGATGTCACAGCTGGGCCGGCCTTGGCACATAAAGCCAGTTTCCAAGCCAAGATTGCCGCGGCTGCCATTTCTGGCGATCCGCAAGCACGTGATTTACACTACTCGCTGCCTGCTGTTGCTTATACGAATTACGAATTAGCTACGACCGGCGAGACACCTGAGAGTATCAAAGAAAAGAACTTGGATGCCAAAGCCTATAAGTTTCCTTTTGCTGCTAACGGACGTGCGCTGGCGATGAATGCCGGAACTGGTTTTATTCGTTTGATTAGCGATAATCAAAGCAAGGCACTGATTGGGGCTCAGATTGTCGGTCCGGGTGCTTCGGATTTGATTTCGGAGTTATCTTTGGCGATTGAAAATGGGCTAACAACTGAAGATATCAGTTTGACGATTCATCCTCATCCGACTCTTGGCGAGGCAATTATGGATGCTGCAGAACTAGCTGACGGCCTGCCGATTCACATTTAG
- a CDS encoding tyrosine-protein phosphatase: MDKRRVLPVIGGFNFRDIGGYTSFDGRKIKWGKAFRTAGMADLSPEDLKYLEDRQVDTIIDFRTEAEVAKGPDRVPAHAVDINIPAMDFDRTESTVDYAQLSKEYDQKGYGYLNMINNYEHLISDEYSNIAYRKFFDLLMTENKTLAYHCTAGKDRTGVASMLLMSALGINEAQIKHDYLITDRLSTEVVRNKIEHMKAEGATPDEIENIHSMWSVNIDYIQRSIDTVKRLSGDPITYLQNYLQLQPADIQLLRDKYLFSEPTGKQ, from the coding sequence ATGGATAAAAGACGCGTTTTGCCGGTAATCGGCGGTTTTAATTTCAGAGATATTGGCGGTTATACCTCTTTTGACGGACGCAAAATCAAGTGGGGCAAGGCTTTTCGAACGGCCGGTATGGCAGACTTGTCGCCTGAAGATTTGAAATATTTAGAAGATCGGCAAGTGGACACGATTATTGATTTTCGCACTGAAGCTGAAGTGGCTAAAGGCCCCGATCGTGTACCGGCACATGCTGTTGATATTAATATTCCAGCTATGGATTTTGACCGGACCGAATCGACTGTGGATTACGCACAGTTGAGCAAAGAGTACGATCAAAAAGGCTACGGCTATTTGAATATGATCAATAATTATGAACATCTGATTTCAGACGAGTATTCCAATATTGCTTACCGCAAGTTTTTCGATCTTTTAATGACGGAAAACAAGACTTTGGCTTATCACTGCACAGCTGGCAAAGACCGGACAGGGGTTGCCTCTATGCTGCTGATGTCAGCCTTGGGCATTAATGAGGCTCAGATCAAACACGATTATTTGATTACGGACCGCCTGTCGACTGAAGTTGTTCGTAATAAAATTGAGCACATGAAAGCCGAGGGTGCTACACCTGACGAAATTGAAAACATCCACTCTATGTGGTCGGTGAACATTGATTATATTCAGCGTTCCATTGATACAGTCAAACGCTTGTCTGGTGATCCGATCACTTATTTGCAAAACTATCTACAGCTTCAGCCGGCTGATATTCAGCTGCTGCGCGATAAATATTTATTCAGTGAACCAACGGGCAAGCAATAA
- a CDS encoding helix-turn-helix domain-containing protein: MINGRLIKEAREKLNLSQGELARGITNQASISLLEKNNRAPSVKVLSQISDRLNVDLNDLLGNPNKIKFQDQLSKAEQAAQQYNYQAALDILDGIDISTIHNDRDRARYGFLRTVSKMWISQDFKSAIFAFSLLLENTPKQDDIYYFLLLNGIGVAYYQNDNHQEAAVYFHRIVEQIGHFNADHAHFYWALFLLSNLAKFYSRESDLPLSNQLAEQGIRIAKSHSTTLFVEDFYYVYAFNLSENGADTAKVISYYRLAESFSVFNQDSIVMNKAREKITRLEKKI; the protein is encoded by the coding sequence ATGATCAATGGTCGTCTAATTAAAGAAGCGCGAGAGAAACTAAATTTAAGTCAAGGGGAACTGGCACGTGGAATCACGAATCAAGCTTCAATTAGTCTCTTGGAGAAAAATAATCGAGCACCGAGTGTCAAAGTGCTTTCGCAAATCTCCGACCGTTTAAATGTTGATTTGAATGATTTATTAGGTAATCCCAACAAAATTAAATTTCAAGATCAGCTTTCAAAAGCCGAACAAGCAGCCCAACAGTATAACTATCAGGCGGCGCTGGACATTTTGGATGGTATTGACATCTCTACCATTCACAACGATAGAGATAGAGCGAGGTATGGCTTTTTAAGAACTGTTTCCAAAATGTGGATCAGCCAAGATTTTAAGTCGGCAATTTTCGCTTTTTCTCTTTTATTGGAGAATACGCCGAAACAGGATGATATTTATTACTTTTTGCTGCTCAATGGGATTGGTGTCGCTTATTATCAAAATGACAATCATCAAGAAGCTGCCGTTTACTTCCATCGGATCGTTGAACAAATAGGCCATTTCAACGCAGATCATGCACATTTTTATTGGGCATTATTCTTGCTGAGCAATTTAGCGAAATTTTATTCTCGAGAATCTGATTTGCCTCTCAGTAATCAATTAGCTGAACAAGGTATCCGAATAGCAAAGAGCCATTCAACTACCTTGTTTGTAGAAGATTTTTACTACGTTTATGCTTTCAATTTATCTGAAAACGGGGCTGATACAGCAAAGGTAATTTCCTATTATCGCCTGGCAGAAAGCTTCTCAGTATTCAATCAAGATTCGATAGTGATGAATAAAGCTCGTGAAAAAATAACTCGCCTCGAAAAAAAGATATAA